The Arachis ipaensis cultivar K30076 chromosome B05, Araip1.1, whole genome shotgun sequence nucleotide sequence TGTTCTTAAATACAAATGATATGGTACTAATTTAAACATTTAGAAACAAAAGTTTATAAAATTGAATACTCCGTgtaaataatattatattacaATTTTATATATTacatgtttatttttttaatttacctaAAATCTCAATATTTCTTAGAATCacgattaaaatataaataaaattgacATTGGGCTAAGACTGAAAAATGGACCCCACTTATTGCCGTCTTATAAATAgaatatcaaataaaaaattaaccatAAACATATCAAAGCTTTGGTTGTTAAATTAATTAAACTATTAACAAAACTCAAACTCAAACTTTAACCTTAATTAGTTTACTTTAATCATGTGTTTGTGTACCTtaaaaactcaacaaactaaacagAAACAGATCTTAATTCCACAGTTAAAGGCTCAAAAATCTTCTGACACCAACAAAAAAAAAGCTCACTTTTTTCCAGCTCCAACTGCCACTTTTTTCACACAATATCCTAGCCAACTAATTCTTTTTCCATTTTACCcctccctcttcttcttcttcttcatcaaggtggTGTTGCTTTAACAGTACCAAATATTTAGTTTTTTTCCATCATATTCTGCTTTGTCCATTTCTATACCAATTTCCAAACAGTGATGAAGCAAAGATCACCTCACCATCAGCAGGTACTTCCTCTCTTTCtgtgtgtgtttgtgtttgtgGAATGCATGCCAGGTGTTTGTTGGTATGTTCGTGTTGGTGTGATGGGGTGTGTTtgttgattttgggaaagttgaGGTTTAAATTTGCAGAGGACTTCTTCTTGGGCTGAATTATGTTGTTTGGGTTGGTCCTGCATACAGCTCTTTTGGGGAAGAGTGGTCCTCCGGAAATGGCTTAACATGGGAACCAACGAGTCTGATTACAGTGCTGAccctgaagatgatgatgatgatgattatgacttTGATGATGAAGATGCTATTGAAATTGATTCAGACAATGAAGGTCAGTCATGTGTAAATCTGCTCAACTGTGTTTCTATTTTCATTTGGAAAAGGGGGTTGCTTTGAATTTTGTTAATTTGATTATAGTTTGGAGAATTAAGCTTTGAGGTGCATGTCAACTGTCAAATGATAATGACATATTCAGAATTTAGATTGACTTTTTGGCTGTTTTAAGTCTCACTTTGTGTTTGGTGTGTTATGCAGAGTTGGCGAGGCAGTCATGGTTTATGGGCAACCGAGGCGATAAAGCTCATCCTGAATCGAAAGGTGACTTTTTCCATACATGAATTTCTGACTTAATAACTTTGAACAGAAAAGTTTTATTCAGCTTGGTTATCACATTCTCAGGACTGTTATGTACTTATGTATAATAGCCTAAGCTTCTATTAAAATGCAGAATATCTTCCAAGGTTAAGGAGGCAAAAGTCATCAACTTTTAGGTCTCAGTATATAAACACAAAGGAATTGAGGTGAGATAATGCTCTCATACTTATTTAGGAAGCAAGAGAGAAGACAATAATTTGAAAGTGTGAAAACAGGGTTTATTTTGCTTGTTGCTCAAGCGTCTCACATATTGATTACGGTGTATCTTTGTCTCCTAGAATATGTGTTGGAACATGGAATGTTGGAGGAAAACTTCCACCTGATGACCTTGATATTGATGATTGGTTAGGTGTCAACGAACCGGCCGACATATATGTCCTTGGGTAAGTCGCTAACTGCTTGTTATTGGCTTATTGCGAGTCCTTGTTAATGTACATGAAGATCTGATGCCATTTTATGTTcacttttgaaatatttttactGGTTTGGATAAAACAATGATTTGCATTTGCAGTCTTCAAGAGATTGTACCTTTAAACCCTGGTAATATTTTTGGTGCTGAAGATACTCGCCCTGTGCCAAAATGGGAAAATATTATTCGGGAAACCCTGAATCGAGTGCGACATACACCACGAAAGATAAAATCCTTCAGTGATCCTCCTTCTCCATCAAAATATCAGCCATCAGATGATGTCCCAGATATTGAAGAAGAAATATTACTCGAAAGTGATAGTGACATCGGTGAGGAAGTCCATCCCTTGGACGAAGAAAACAATGTTTATACTGAAGTTAGTACTAATAAAACGAATGCTGATGATGACACAAATACAAATTTATTGCCTTCCAATTCTGCTGATATTGCAAACTCTGATGTGCCGGTCAAACTTAGTTTACAAAGAGAGTTTTCTTTTCCAAAGAGGTCTGAAAGGAAACACAGCTTCCGCGCTGAAGGTTTATCCGAAAATATGGATACATCATTTGCCCAACAGACCACTAAACTAACCAGAATGCTCAGTGGTTCTGAAAGGATTGGTTTGAGCTGGCCAGAGCCACCACTACATCTGCTATCCCAGCAAGTTTTAGAGAGACCAACATCTTTTAAATCTCTCAAATCCTTTAAATCATCAAAGTCATTCAACACATATAATTCTTTCAAGTCAATCATGGATGAAATGCCAGTTATGCCTTTGCTTCCTGAAATTGATCTTCAAACTTTAATTAAGCGGAAAAGAAGATCCCC carries:
- the LOC107644981 gene encoding type IV inositol polyphosphate 5-phosphatase 3 isoform X2 gives rise to the protein MKQRSPHHQQLFWGRVVLRKWLNMGTNESDYSADPEDDDDDDYDFDDEDAIEIDSDNEELARQSWFMGNRGDKAHPESKEYLPRLRRQKSSTFRSQYINTKELRICVGTWNVGGKLPPDDLDIDDWLGVNEPADIYVLGLQEIVPLNPGNIFGAEDTRPVPKWENIIRETLNRVRHTPRKIKSFSDPPSPSKYQPSDDVPDIEEEILLESDSDIGEEVHPLDEENNVYTEVSTNKTNADDDTNTNLLPSNSADIANSDVPVKLSLQREFSFPKRSERKHSFRAEGLSENMDTSFAQQTTKLTRMLSGSERIGLSWPEPPLHLLSQQVLERPTSFKSLKSFKSSKSFNTYNSFKSIMDEMPVMPLLPEIDLQTLIKRKRRSPYVRIVSKQMVGIFVTIWVRRSLRKHIQNLKVSTVGVGVMGYIGNKGAISVSMSIYQTLFCFICTHLSSGEKEGDELRRNADVHEIHRRTHFQSLSYVGLPKRIIDHERIIWLGDLNYRINLSNMETRALILKKQWSKLVEKDQLRQELKNGGVFDGWSEGTLNFPPTYKYEVNSDKYYGEDPKVGKRSPAWCDRILSHGKGMRLLNYRRAELKLSDHRPVMATYMVEVEMFSPRKLQRALTYTDAEIENEEIIMNSGGWTIAT
- the LOC107644981 gene encoding type IV inositol polyphosphate 5-phosphatase 3 isoform X1 codes for the protein MKQRSPHHQQRTSSWAELCCLGWSCIQLFWGRVVLRKWLNMGTNESDYSADPEDDDDDDYDFDDEDAIEIDSDNEELARQSWFMGNRGDKAHPESKEYLPRLRRQKSSTFRSQYINTKELRICVGTWNVGGKLPPDDLDIDDWLGVNEPADIYVLGLQEIVPLNPGNIFGAEDTRPVPKWENIIRETLNRVRHTPRKIKSFSDPPSPSKYQPSDDVPDIEEEILLESDSDIGEEVHPLDEENNVYTEVSTNKTNADDDTNTNLLPSNSADIANSDVPVKLSLQREFSFPKRSERKHSFRAEGLSENMDTSFAQQTTKLTRMLSGSERIGLSWPEPPLHLLSQQVLERPTSFKSLKSFKSSKSFNTYNSFKSIMDEMPVMPLLPEIDLQTLIKRKRRSPYVRIVSKQMVGIFVTIWVRRSLRKHIQNLKVSTVGVGVMGYIGNKGAISVSMSIYQTLFCFICTHLSSGEKEGDELRRNADVHEIHRRTHFQSLSYVGLPKRIIDHERIIWLGDLNYRINLSNMETRALILKKQWSKLVEKDQLRQELKNGGVFDGWSEGTLNFPPTYKYEVNSDKYYGEDPKVGKRSPAWCDRILSHGKGMRLLNYRRAELKLSDHRPVMATYMVEVEMFSPRKLQRALTYTDAEIENEEIIMNSGGWTIAT